In one Saimiri boliviensis isolate mSaiBol1 chromosome 19, mSaiBol1.pri, whole genome shotgun sequence genomic region, the following are encoded:
- the TIPRL gene encoding TIP41-like protein gives MMIHGFQSSHRDFCFGPWKLTASKTHIMKSADVEKLADELHMPSLPEMMFGDNVLRIQHGSGFGIEFNATDALRCVNNYQGMLKVACAEEWQESRTEGEHSKEVIKPYDWTYTTDYKGTLLGESLKLKVVPTTDHIDTEKLKAREQIKFFEEVLLFEDELHDHGVSSLSVKIRVMPSSFFLLLRFFLRIDGVLIRMNDTRLYHEADKTYMLREYTSRESKISNLMHVSPSLFTEPNEISQYLPIKEAVCEKLIFPERIDSNPADSKESTQLE, from the exons ATGATGATCCACGGCTTCCAGAGTAGCCACCGGGATTTCTGCTTCGGGCCCTGGAAGCTGACGGCGTCCAAGACCCACATCATGAAGTCGGCGGATGTGGAGAA ATTAGCTGATGAATTACATATGCCATCTCTTCCTGAAATGATGTTTGGAGACAACGTTTTAAGAATCCAGCATGGCTCTGGCTTTGGAATTGAGTTCAATGCTACAGATGCATTAAGATGTGTAAACAACTACCAGGGAATGCTTAAAGTAGCCTGTGCAGAAGAGTGGCAAGAAAGCAG GACGGAGGGTGAACACTCCAAAGAGGTTATTAAACCGTACGATTGGACCTATACAACAGATTATAAGGGAACCTTACTTGGAGAATCTCTTAAGTTAAAG gttgtACCTACAACAGATcatatagatacagaaaaattgaaagcaagaGAACAGATTAAGTTTTTTGAAGAAGTTCTCCTTTTTGAGGATGAACTTCATGATCATGGAGTTTCAAGCCTGAGTGTGAAGATT agagtAATGCCTTCTAGCTTTTTCCTGCTATTGAGGTTTTTCTTGAGAATTGATGGGGTACTTATCAGAATGAATGACACGAGACTTTACCATGAg gctGACAAGACCTACATGTTACGAGAATATACATCACGAGAAAGCAAAATTTCTAATTTGATG CATGTTTCACCTTCCCTCTTCACGGAACCTAATGAAATATCCCAGTATTTACCAATAAAGGAAGCAGTTTGTGAGAAGCTAATATTTCCAGAAAGAATTGATTCTAACCCAGCAGACTCAAAAGAAAGTACACAATTGGAATAG